Part of the Ignavibacterium album JCM 16511 genome, AATTCCGATTAACAATGACCGGAACGGATAATTCATCTTTTAAAAAATTTTTAAGAAGACCACCGCTTATTGCAGAGCCTCCCAAACCGCTGATAATAATTTTGTTGAAATGGTCTTTTGAAAATCCGAAATCCGGATATGAATTATTAATCGCATACTCAATTTGTTTATAAGTTTCTTTTAATACCTGAAACTGATTCTGTGTATCGTACTTCTGAATTAATTCTGAAATTTTCATAATCACCTAAATAATGTTTCTGGTTCTTGTAATTTTATTTTCTTCAAAGAATTTTTTAATTCTTTCTTCAATCTCGTGTTGAGTTTTAAAAGTTAAACATTCTTCAGCCATTGCTTTTGCTTTCTTATAAGAGAATGAGTTGATTATTCTCTTTGCATAAAGTATTGTTGCCGGTGACATACTTAATGAATCCAAACCAAGTCCAACAAGTAAAGGAATTGCAAGTGTATCAGCTGCCATTTCTCCGCAAAGACTTACAGGTGTGTTAAATTCTTTTGCACCTTGAACAATGTGATGAATTGTTCTTACAACAACAGGAGAAAATTCCTGATATAAATCTGCAACAAGATCATTCCCACGGTCAACAGCCATCAGATACTGAATTAAATCGTTTGTACCGATGCTGAAAAAATCAACTTCGCTTGCAAAATCTTTGGCCATTACTGCCGCTGAAGGAACTTCAATCATAATTCCGATTTTAATTTTATTATCGAATTCAATTTTGTCTTTTCTCAATTCCTTTTTGCATTCATCAATAATTTTTTTTGAACGCCAGATTTCATCAATCGTTGAAACCATTGGTAGCATAAGTCTTATATTTTTATGATTACTTGCCCTAAGAATTGCTCGCACCTGAGTTCTGAACAGAGTTTCATTCTCAAGCAGGAATCTGATCCCGCGCAAACCAAGAAAAGGATTTGGTTCTTTATAATCCTGAAAACGGAATTTATCTCCGCCAATGTCGAACGCTCTTATGGTACAGAAAAGCGGGTACATTCTGCTGGCAAGTTTTGAGTAGATTGTAGTTTGCTCTTCTTCATTCGGAAATTCACCAAGTTCATCAAGAATCTGTTCTGAACGATAGAGGCCTATACCATTTGCACCACTTGAAATAACAATATCAATTTCTCCGCTCACATCAACATTTGCCTCAACACTTATCTTCTTGCCATCGGATGTAATTGCTTCTTTGTCTTTGTATTCTTCCAGACCTTTCTGAAGTTCAACTAATCGTTTTTGTTTTTCGGAGTAGAAATTAATTTGTTCCTGAGTAGGTTCATAAAAAACATATCCGTGAAAACCATCAACAATAATTATCCTTCCGTCTTCGATTATCTGTGTAGCATTGTGAGTTCCAACTACAGCGGGAATGTTAAGTGATCTTGAAATTATTGCAGCGTGAGAAGTGAGTCCTCCGTGGTCAGTTACAAATCCGAGTGAATTGTGTTTTGAGAAAAGCAGAGTGTCAGCCGGAGTAAGAGTTTCACTGACAACAATAACACCATCTTCAATTTTTGAATGTAATCTTTTCTTCTGAAGATTTCTTATGATTCTGTTTTTTATATCTTCAATATCCTGAGCTCTTTCTTTCATATAAGATTCATTCGAGATAATCATTAGTTCCTGATATTTGGAAATTTCATCTGCAACAATAAACTCAGGTTGTACTTTTTCTTTTTTAATCCGTTCGATAATTGTATTGAGCAGCACTGGATCATCAAGTATCATAAGATGAGCTTCAAAAATTCCTGCTCTGGTATCATCCATTTTTTCTTTTGCAATCTGAAAAATTTTCTGCAGTTCTTTTTTTGATTGTGCTAGTGCTTCATTAAGGTTTTTTATTGCTTCGTCAATATCGGTTATAGGAGCTTTTGAGATCTCGATTTTTTCTTTCGTGAAGAGATATGCTTTCCCAATGACAATTCCTGGAGCTGCAGCAATACCAGGAATTTTATTCTGAGCTTGTGATATTATTTCTTTAAATGATTTCATAGTTCATCAAATCCCCTTTCGAAATATGAAACGATTTCTTCTGCTGCCTGTTGTTCATCTTCTCCATCAAAAACAAGTGTCAGTTCCGAACCCATTTCAGCAGCAAGTGTCATTACTCCGATGATGCTTTTTCCATTGATGCTCATTCCATCACGATTTATAAAAAAATCACATTTATATTTTGAAGCCATTTTAACAATAGTTGCAGCAGGTCTTGTATGAAGCCCTGCTTTATTAATAATTTTAACTTTTTTCTCGATCATCATCTGTTTCTTTTAATTAGTGAATCTGCTAACCAATGAAAAATTCCTGTTTCTGATTTTCTGGAAATCATATCTATTGAAGACAAGGCTCTGTTTGTGTATTTTCTTATTTCATTCTTCGCATCTTCAAGAACTCCAAGTTTTTCAAAAATATTTTTGTAATGCTGAACCTCTTCGGGCCTGATACCTTTATTGTCCATCATCTTCTGCAAATCAATTTTATCCTGTCCTTCAGCTTTTTCAAAAGCTTTTATGAAGAGAAAAGTTTTTTTACCGGCAATCAGATCACCACCAACAGTTTTACCAAATTTGTCTATCTCACCAATAATGTCCAGCAAATCATCCTGAATCTGAAACGCGATTCCAAGATTCAATCCATAATCTGAAAGTGATTTAATATCAGATTTTTTTCCATCAACTAAAATTGCACCAAGCTCACAACACATTTTAGCCATCGCAGCAGTTTTCTTGGTAATCATCAGAATGTATTCTTTCAGCTGAACATTATCTCTTGTTTCAAAATCAGTATCCATACTTTGACCTTCACAAACTTCAATCAAGCCCTGTGTAAAAGCACTCACGGCAGCTTTTGTATTACCATTACAGTCTTTAAGCAAATATTCATAAGCAATTGAAAGTAAACTATCACCTGCAAGTATTGCTGTGTTCAAATCATATTTTTTATGAAGAGTTTGATTTCCTCTTCTCAGATCTGCGTTATCCATAATATCATCGTGAACGAGTGTAAAGTTGTGCATTATTTCAACGGCAACTGCTGCGTTGTAAACATCTTTAAATTTTCCACCGGCTGCTTTTGCTGAAAGCAGCACAAGTAATGGTCTGAGTCTTTTGCCACTACTTTGTAAAATGTATGAAGCCGGTTCGTAAAGTGTTTTAGGTTTTCTTTTCTTTAACGAAGAAGCGAGTAATTTATCAATCTTCTTTCGTTCTTCTTCATAAAGTGCAGCGTACTTTAATGGATTAAATTTTTTCAAGTCAATAATTCCTTTTTTAGAATTTTATTTTTTTTCAGATCAGATAATTTCTGAGAGTTAGTAAGAAACATTACTCCCTTAAGATGTTTGAACCAACTTTCAATCATTATTCTCACATGTTCAGGTCCTTCATTCAAAAGCTTTTGCAAAACTATTCTTGCAGATGCAGTTAAATCAGCTCCGAGAGCAAATGCTTTGGCCATTTCAGATGCACTGTTAATTCCACCAGAGCCAATTAAAATAAAATCGTAATTCTTTTTAAGTTCACTTACGGTTCTTATACAATAAGCAGTTGGAAGTCCCCAATCCCAAAAAGGATTTTCAATCTCATTCTTTCTGATTAGTTCAACTCCGGCCCAACTTGTTCCACCTGCACCTGCAACATCAATACCTTTAATGCCGGTATCGAGTAATCTTTTTGCTGAAATTTTTTCTATTCCTGCTCCAACTTCTTTTGCGATAACAGGTACAGAAATTTTTTTGCAGAGTGATTCTAATTTATTAAGTAATCCAACGAAATATGGTTCACCTTCAGGTTGAAGTAATTCCTGCAAAGGATTTAGATGAACAACAAAAGCATCGGCATCAAGCATATCAACAAGTTTCTGAATTTCTTTAACATTCAGGTGAACAAGTTGAGCAGCTCCAATGTTCCCCAAAACGGGAACGCTTTTAGCTTTGCTGCGGATTATTTTGTATGAGTTATGAAAATATGCATTCTCAAGTGCCTGACGCTGACTCCCGACACCAATCGGAATCTTCACTTCTTCAGCAACTTCAGTAAGCATACTGTTTATATTCTCAGCTTCAGATGTTCCGCCGGTCATACAGGAAATCAGAAAAGGATAATTTATCTTCTTACCAAAAAGTTTTTTTTGAAATGAAATTTTATTTAAGTCAACTTCAGTTATTGCGGAATGGATGAACTCATAATTTTCAAATCCATTTGTTTTCTGCCTGAAAGAAACTTCATTAGTCAGACACAAACGAATGTGTTCAGATTTTCGTTGAGAAGTATTTGAAGCCGACTCACTCATAAATGATATGTAACATAGGTAAAGGTTTATAATTCGTAGTGCAAGATATTAAAATAAAATAAAAGTTGCAGAGCCCTGTCAATTGGTAATAAATTAGTTATATATATGAAACATATTCCTTCTCATTCAGGTAGAACTCATCAACTTTAACTACTCCTCTTACAGAGTTAGTGAGGATTATTTCGTCAGCAGTTAGTAAATCATCTAATGAAATTCTTTTTTCTTTTGTTTCGGGATGAGTACGAATAAAATACTTTCTGTAAATGCCTGACAAAATTCCACATTGCAGAGTTGGAGTTATAATTACATTACCTTTCCTGATAAAAATATTTGTGATTGAACCTTCCGAAACATTTTCATTTTCATTAAGATAAATTACATCAAAGAAACCCTTTGCTTTATAATGATTATATTCTTCATCATATAGTTTTCTGTTTGTCGTTTTGAAATACTGAAACTTATTTAAGCTGTTAATTTTATTTTTTGAAAGAATGATCTTTATAACTGATTTTTTCTGAGTGAATTCCTGAATTTGTAATTCAACTTTTCCTGTTTTACCCAAAATTATTTTTAGCCGGTAAACTTTCTTTGTGTCAAGCGTTTTGAGTTCATTATTTATTTTCTTAACAATTTTCTTTTCATCATAATTGAATAGAAAATAATCTGCTGCCTGTTTCATTCTTTGAAGATGATCATTCAAAAAAGTTACTTCACCATTTTCAACTCTTGCAGTTTCAAAAATCTCGAAGTAAGGTTCTGGCTTAATGAGAAAATTACTTTTGAGCAACACTTCATTATACTCTTTATCAGGTTTGCTGTCCCAAACTACTCCGCTTCCAAGACCAATTGTACCATTTTTCATTTCACGGTTAAACTGAATTGTTCGGATTGCTACATTGAAAACAAGATTTTTCCCAAGCATCAAACCGATTGCTCCTGTATAGATTCCTCTTTCTTCCTTCTCAAGCTCTCTGATTATTTCCATCGTTCTTATTTTTGGTGCTCCTGTAACAGAACCACACGGAAAAATATTTTTTATTATCTCCGAAAACTTTACAGACTTCTTCAGCTTGCCTTTAACTGTACTTATCATCTGATACAATGATTCATATTTCTCAATTTCAAATAACTTTGTTGATTGAACAGAACCGAATTCACAAATCCGACCTAAATCATTTCTCAACAAATCAACAATCATAACATTCTCTGCCTGATTTTTAATACTGTTTTCAAGCTCGTGTTTTTTCATCTGATCATCCTGATAGCTTACTCCTCGAGTAATCGTTCCTTTCATCGGTTTGGTAATAATATTTCTCAAATTTGTTTCGAAAAACAATTCAGGTGAGATTGAAATTATTATTTCTTCAGCAAGATTAATGATAGCAATATATTTTGCCGACTGATTGAAAATCAAATTTGAGAGAAATGAAGCAATGTCCCCTTCAAAATTGAACTTACCTTTTACTGTGTAATTAATTTGATAAGTATCACCGTCAGCAATGTACTTTTTAATTTTTCTTATTGAATTGATGTACTCAGTTTTAGATGTATTGAGATGAAAATCAGAAACTATAAAATTTAGTTCAGCAGATAACTTTATGGATTCGGAATTTATCTCTTTAACATTTTTATCATTAAAAAATACTAAATGAGCGAGTGGTTTATCTTCTCTTAGAAATTTGTGTAACCTTTGTTCAAATAAATAACCAAGTTCATAATTGAGAGTTGCATAACCAAATAAATTTTTCGCAATCTTTTTATCTGCTTTTGATAGCATCGGTTCAAAATCATTCAGTCCATAAATAGTCAGAATCTCTGATGGTTTATCAAATAAAAATGATTTTGCATTTGGATAAATCGGTGGAGTATAAAAAAATGCCGAATAGGGTTTTGATAAAACTTTATTTACGATTTCTGAAATT contains:
- the ptsP gene encoding phosphoenolpyruvate--protein phosphotransferase, which codes for MKSFKEIISQAQNKIPGIAAAPGIVIGKAYLFTKEKIEISKAPITDIDEAIKNLNEALAQSKKELQKIFQIAKEKMDDTRAGIFEAHLMILDDPVLLNTIIERIKKEKVQPEFIVADEISKYQELMIISNESYMKERAQDIEDIKNRIIRNLQKKRLHSKIEDGVIVVSETLTPADTLLFSKHNSLGFVTDHGGLTSHAAIISRSLNIPAVVGTHNATQIIEDGRIIIVDGFHGYVFYEPTQEQINFYSEKQKRLVELQKGLEEYKDKEAITSDGKKISVEANVDVSGEIDIVISSGANGIGLYRSEQILDELGEFPNEEEQTTIYSKLASRMYPLFCTIRAFDIGGDKFRFQDYKEPNPFLGLRGIRFLLENETLFRTQVRAILRASNHKNIRLMLPMVSTIDEIWRSKKIIDECKKELRKDKIEFDNKIKIGIMIEVPSAAVMAKDFASEVDFFSIGTNDLIQYLMAVDRGNDLVADLYQEFSPVVVRTIHHIVQGAKEFNTPVSLCGEMAADTLAIPLLVGLGLDSLSMSPATILYAKRIINSFSYKKAKAMAEECLTFKTQHEIEERIKKFFEENKITRTRNII
- a CDS encoding HPr family phosphocarrier protein — protein: MIEKKVKIINKAGLHTRPAATIVKMASKYKCDFFINRDGMSINGKSIIGVMTLAAEMGSELTLVFDGEDEQQAAEEIVSYFERGFDEL
- a CDS encoding polyprenyl synthetase family protein yields the protein MKKFNPLKYAALYEEERKKIDKLLASSLKKRKPKTLYEPASYILQSSGKRLRPLLVLLSAKAAGGKFKDVYNAAVAVEIMHNFTLVHDDIMDNADLRRGNQTLHKKYDLNTAILAGDSLLSIAYEYLLKDCNGNTKAAVSAFTQGLIEVCEGQSMDTDFETRDNVQLKEYILMITKKTAAMAKMCCELGAILVDGKKSDIKSLSDYGLNLGIAFQIQDDLLDIIGEIDKFGKTVGGDLIAGKKTFLFIKAFEKAEGQDKIDLQKMMDNKGIRPEEVQHYKNIFEKLGVLEDAKNEIRKYTNRALSSIDMISRKSETGIFHWLADSLIKRNR
- the fni gene encoding type 2 isopentenyl-diphosphate Delta-isomerase, with translation MSESASNTSQRKSEHIRLCLTNEVSFRQKTNGFENYEFIHSAITEVDLNKISFQKKLFGKKINYPFLISCMTGGTSEAENINSMLTEVAEEVKIPIGVGSQRQALENAYFHNSYKIIRSKAKSVPVLGNIGAAQLVHLNVKEIQKLVDMLDADAFVVHLNPLQELLQPEGEPYFVGLLNKLESLCKKISVPVIAKEVGAGIEKISAKRLLDTGIKGIDVAGAGGTSWAGVELIRKNEIENPFWDWGLPTAYCIRTVSELKKNYDFILIGSGGINSASEMAKAFALGADLTASARIVLQKLLNEGPEHVRIMIESWFKHLKGVMFLTNSQKLSDLKKNKILKKELLT
- the pabB gene encoding aminodeoxychorismate synthase component I, with protein sequence MKISEIVNKVLSKPYSAFFYTPPIYPNAKSFLFDKPSEILTIYGLNDFEPMLSKADKKIAKNLFGYATLNYELGYLFEQRLHKFLREDKPLAHLVFFNDKNVKEINSESIKLSAELNFIVSDFHLNTSKTEYINSIRKIKKYIADGDTYQINYTVKGKFNFEGDIASFLSNLIFNQSAKYIAIINLAEEIIISISPELFFETNLRNIITKPMKGTITRGVSYQDDQMKKHELENSIKNQAENVMIVDLLRNDLGRICEFGSVQSTKLFEIEKYESLYQMISTVKGKLKKSVKFSEIIKNIFPCGSVTGAPKIRTMEIIRELEKEERGIYTGAIGLMLGKNLVFNVAIRTIQFNREMKNGTIGLGSGVVWDSKPDKEYNEVLLKSNFLIKPEPYFEIFETARVENGEVTFLNDHLQRMKQAADYFLFNYDEKKIVKKINNELKTLDTKKVYRLKIILGKTGKVELQIQEFTQKKSVIKIILSKNKINSLNKFQYFKTTNRKLYDEEYNHYKAKGFFDVIYLNENENVSEGSITNIFIRKGNVIITPTLQCGILSGIYRKYFIRTHPETKEKRISLDDLLTADEIILTNSVRGVVKVDEFYLNEKEYVSYI